One window of the Lactobacillus sp. PV034 genome contains the following:
- a CDS encoding IS110 family transposase produces MQVTFGIDVSKSTSTICELIGDSKNEFTITNDRPGFIKLLQELAAFTKQPQIIFEATGVYSRRLQAFLEDYGYKYVVLNPLKAKKEMDLGLRHNKTDKTDAYHLALIQRLYHHPVSQNQSQSYKQLNAMSRFYDQLTDDLVIAKNRLHQALQSTFPEIENLFSTAKGNNYWQIVAHYSHCDSVRQEDKRQLINWLMNLKGIAFKHAQKTADKLIELANQAYPVVPETSIEVQQVQYYAQRLLNLSKQREQLITRMVKLAKTLPNHDLENLESIPGFAQTTAVRVLAELGDIRRFSNPNKINAFIGIDPGRYQSGEMDSNLSITKHGNAVARKLLYRAIGQIENAAKTSPCHIADYYESKKLSSQTKGFKKIAIASIHKLIRTIYALIINDQLYDYNVATHNQKDFSRN; encoded by the coding sequence ATGCAAGTTACTTTTGGAATTGATGTAAGTAAGTCTACTTCTACTATTTGTGAACTAATTGGTGATAGTAAAAATGAATTTACTATTACTAACGATCGTCCTGGTTTTATTAAATTGCTTCAAGAATTAGCCGCCTTTACTAAACAACCACAAATTATTTTTGAAGCTACAGGTGTTTATTCACGCAGACTGCAAGCCTTTCTAGAAGATTACGGTTATAAATATGTTGTGCTTAATCCTCTTAAAGCGAAAAAAGAAATGGATCTGGGACTACGTCATAATAAGACTGATAAAACTGATGCTTACCATTTAGCTTTAATTCAAAGACTTTATCATCATCCAGTTAGTCAAAACCAGTCTCAGTCCTATAAGCAGCTCAACGCTATGAGTCGTTTCTATGACCAGCTAACAGATGATTTAGTTATAGCTAAAAATAGACTTCACCAGGCTTTACAATCAACCTTTCCTGAAATCGAAAATCTATTTTCTACTGCTAAAGGTAATAATTACTGGCAAATAGTTGCACATTACTCTCATTGCGATTCGGTAAGACAAGAGGATAAAAGACAGCTTATTAATTGGCTAATGAATTTAAAAGGTATTGCATTTAAACATGCACAAAAAACTGCTGATAAACTTATTGAATTAGCTAATCAAGCTTATCCAGTTGTCCCTGAGACTAGTATAGAAGTCCAACAAGTACAATATTATGCCCAAAGACTACTTAATCTAAGTAAGCAAAGAGAACAATTAATTACAAGAATGGTTAAACTAGCTAAGACTTTACCTAATCATGATCTAGAAAATCTAGAAAGTATTCCAGGCTTTGCCCAAACTACTGCAGTCAGAGTCTTAGCAGAATTGGGAGATATTCGCAGATTTAGTAATCCCAATAAAATTAATGCTTTTATTGGCATAGATCCAGGTAGATATCAGTCAGGTGAAATGGATTCTAATTTAAGTATTACTAAGCATGGGAATGCAGTAGCACGTAAGTTGCTTTACCGTGCTATTGGTCAAATTGAGAATGCGGCTAAAACTAGCCCCTGTCATATAGCAGATTATTACGAAAGCAAAAAGCTATCCTCTCAAACCAAAGGATTTAAGAAGATAGCTATTGCTTCAATACATAAATTAATCAGAACTATTTATGCCCTGATTATTAATGATCAACTATATGATTACAACGTAGCCACACATAATCAAAAAGACTTTAGTCGTAATTAA